A region from the Pseudosulfitobacter sp. DSM 107133 genome encodes:
- a CDS encoding transmembrane anchor protein has product MFNAKKPSLDELPSSSQLIRSTAIAAASAVAILVTVVLPAEYNIDPTGIGGVLGLSEMGEIKAQLAEEAEADRLLEIEAEEQSSLMNDIFGLFVGTAHAQEAEVWRDETTFTLAPGDSAEWKLVMEEGQTVEYRMLVDGGRVNFDMHGHGGGQSVTYEKGRGSTGDEGEIIAAFDGEHGWFWRNRDSQPATVTVQVRGEYTEFKDAS; this is encoded by the coding sequence ATGTTTAACGCTAAAAAACCGAGCCTTGATGAGCTTCCCAGCTCCTCGCAGCTTATCCGTTCCACTGCCATTGCGGCGGCCAGCGCCGTTGCGATCCTTGTGACCGTCGTGCTGCCTGCCGAATACAACATCGACCCGACCGGGATCGGCGGGGTTCTCGGGCTGAGCGAGATGGGTGAGATCAAAGCCCAGCTTGCGGAGGAGGCCGAAGCCGACAGGCTGTTGGAGATCGAAGCCGAAGAGCAGTCGAGCCTCATGAACGATATCTTTGGACTCTTTGTCGGCACGGCACATGCACAGGAGGCCGAAGTCTGGCGCGACGAAACCACCTTTACGCTGGCACCCGGGGACAGCGCCGAGTGGAAGCTGGTCATGGAAGAGGGCCAGACAGTGGAATACCGAATGCTGGTCGATGGCGGTCGGGTGAATTTCGACATGCACGGCCACGGCGGCGGTCAGTCGGTGACCTATGAAAAGGGCCGCGGTTCGACCGGCGACGAGGGCGAGATCATTGCGGCATTTGACGGCGAACACGGATGGTTCTGGCGGAATCGGGACAGCCAGCCCGCAACCGTGACTGTCCAGGTGCGCGGCGAATACACCGAATTCAAAGACGCAAGTTGA
- a CDS encoding HupE/UreJ family protein encodes MNTVHQGWTDPGIRRIVILSFIALSALVLGAENALAHAVTEGDAGYIQEIWGVNIIPFMYLGAKHMVTGYDHILFLLGVVFFLYKMKDVGIYVSLFALGHSTTMLAGVWFGWGINAYIIDAIIGLSVVYKALDNLGAYQRWFGFQPNTKAATLIFGFFHGTGLATKILDYEIASDGLLANLLAFNVGVELGQIMALAVILIVMGFWRKSPNFFRQAYTANVVMMSMGFILMGLQITGYFVAT; translated from the coding sequence ATGAATACAGTCCATCAGGGCTGGACCGATCCCGGCATACGCCGGATCGTGATCCTGTCCTTCATTGCCCTTTCGGCGCTCGTCCTGGGTGCGGAAAACGCTCTTGCCCACGCCGTCACAGAAGGTGATGCAGGCTATATCCAGGAAATCTGGGGGGTGAACATCATCCCCTTCATGTATCTCGGCGCCAAACACATGGTCACGGGATACGATCACATCCTGTTCCTGCTCGGCGTCGTCTTCTTCCTCTACAAGATGAAGGATGTAGGCATCTATGTCAGCCTCTTCGCCCTCGGGCACTCGACCACGATGCTGGCCGGTGTCTGGTTCGGCTGGGGCATCAACGCCTACATCATCGACGCGATCATCGGCCTTTCGGTCGTCTACAAGGCGCTCGATAATCTCGGGGCGTATCAGCGCTGGTTTGGGTTCCAGCCGAACACCAAGGCCGCAACGTTGATCTTTGGCTTTTTCCACGGCACGGGCCTGGCCACGAAAATCCTAGACTATGAAATCGCTTCGGACGGGCTGCTGGCCAATCTTCTGGCGTTCAACGTGGGCGTCGAGCTTGGCCAGATCATGGCGCTTGCCGTGATCCTCATTGTCATGGGGTTCTGGCGGAAATCCCCAAACTTCTTCCGCCAAGCCTACACCGCCAACGTCGTCATGATGTCCATGGGGTTCATCCTCATGGGCCTGCAAATCACCGGCTACTTCGTAGCCACCTGA
- a CDS encoding metal-sensing transcriptional repressor yields MTKHPVHATHPALVARLKRADGHLRAVIEMIEAGKPCLEIAQQMQAVEKAVTNAKRALIHDHMDHCIDVESSETDRAELRAIARYL; encoded by the coding sequence ATGACAAAACATCCAGTCCATGCAACCCATCCCGCCCTTGTCGCCCGGCTGAAACGCGCTGACGGCCATTTGCGCGCCGTGATCGAAATGATCGAGGCGGGCAAACCCTGTCTGGAGATTGCTCAGCAGATGCAAGCGGTCGAAAAGGCCGTGACGAACGCCAAGCGTGCGCTGATCCATGATCACATGGACCATTGTATCGACGTTGAAAGTTCTGAAACTGATCGCGCCGAGTTGCGGGCGATCGCCCGATATCTCTGA
- a CDS encoding multicopper oxidase family protein produces MTLNRLISRRHVLRTGAAFTAISALSPARVAMAGPTEDPFLLRAAAGQAALRPAPYGSTDVWSYNGSLPGPEIRVRQGDRIRVLARNGLNEGTTVHWHGIRTPNAMDGVPFLTQDPIPVGCDFLYEFDALDAGTFWYHPHQRSSEQVGRGLYGLLIVEEANPIRVDRDLTWMLDDWRMTGDGQIATDFGSRHDAAHGGRIGNSVTINGQIPDRIAVRSGERIRLRLVNAANARIFGLDFGGLAPVVVALDGQPVAPHAPDSDVVVVGPAMRVDLVIDMTGKPGDALTVTDAFYEGLEYRLVDLAYGPDRLRDSVPDWSMVLPPNPLAEPDMASAARHQIVFNGGMMGQMMMGGGMGSMMKQMREGNMWFINGKAATGHMMDPLLVLPQGTSHVLQMDNRTAWHHPMHLHGHSFRVIARNGQPTRHREWQDTVLMAPEERVEIAFVADNPGDWMFHCHILEHQAAGMMGIIRVDPGTTKT; encoded by the coding sequence ATGACCCTCAACAGACTGATTTCACGACGGCACGTGCTGCGCACCGGTGCCGCTTTCACGGCCATATCCGCTCTGTCACCGGCTCGAGTAGCGATGGCAGGTCCGACAGAGGACCCATTCTTGCTACGCGCTGCGGCCGGACAAGCCGCCCTGCGACCGGCACCCTACGGCTCTACCGACGTCTGGAGCTACAATGGATCCCTCCCCGGCCCCGAGATCCGGGTGCGGCAGGGAGACCGAATTCGGGTTCTGGCCCGGAATGGGCTAAATGAGGGGACGACGGTCCACTGGCATGGCATTCGCACACCCAATGCGATGGATGGTGTGCCGTTCCTAACACAGGACCCGATCCCGGTCGGTTGCGATTTTCTCTATGAATTCGATGCACTGGATGCTGGCACGTTCTGGTATCACCCGCACCAACGCAGTTCCGAACAGGTCGGACGCGGGCTTTACGGGCTGCTGATCGTCGAGGAAGCAAACCCGATCCGCGTAGATCGCGATCTGACCTGGATGCTCGATGACTGGCGGATGACCGGCGACGGACAGATTGCGACAGATTTCGGAAGTCGGCACGACGCCGCGCACGGCGGGCGTATCGGCAATTCCGTGACCATCAACGGCCAGATACCGGACCGCATCGCCGTGCGATCCGGAGAACGCATCCGCCTGAGGTTGGTCAACGCAGCCAATGCCCGGATATTCGGGCTGGATTTCGGGGGGCTTGCGCCGGTCGTGGTCGCTCTGGACGGTCAACCCGTGGCACCTCATGCACCAGACAGTGACGTCGTGGTGGTCGGCCCGGCCATGCGTGTCGATCTGGTGATCGACATGACCGGCAAGCCTGGCGACGCCCTCACCGTCACCGATGCCTTTTACGAAGGCCTCGAATACCGTCTGGTCGATCTCGCTTACGGGCCTGACAGGCTGCGGGACAGTGTGCCGGATTGGTCGATGGTCCTGCCGCCCAACCCGCTGGCCGAACCGGATATGGCGTCGGCTGCGCGGCATCAGATCGTCTTCAACGGCGGCATGATGGGGCAGATGATGATGGGCGGCGGCATGGGGTCCATGATGAAGCAGATGCGCGAAGGCAACATGTGGTTCATCAACGGCAAAGCAGCAACAGGGCACATGATGGATCCATTGCTGGTCCTGCCGCAGGGCACGTCGCATGTGCTGCAGATGGACAATCGCACCGCGTGGCATCACCCGATGCATCTTCATGGACATTCGTTCCGTGTGATCGCACGGAACGGGCAACCGACACGGCATCGCGAATGGCAGGACACCGTCCTGATGGCACCGGAGGAACGGGTCGAGATCGCCTTCGTGGCGGACAATCCGGGAGACTGGATGTTCCATTGTCACATCCTGGAACATCAGGCGGCCGGCATGATGGGCATCATACGTGTCGATCCTGGCACGACCAAAACCTGA